A section of the Gallus gallus isolate bGalGal1 chromosome 4, bGalGal1.mat.broiler.GRCg7b, whole genome shotgun sequence genome encodes:
- the NELFA gene encoding negative elongation factor A isoform X1: protein MVGAILHLNGRGEQPRYFTPGRRHFRCLHKMPVENPLFFRSAPKMASMRESDTGLWLHNKLGSTDELWAPPSIASLLTASVIDNIRLCFHGLSSAVKLKLLLGMLHLPRRAVDEMKGALTEIVQLATLDSDPWVLMVADILKSFPDTGSLNLDLEEQNPNVQDILGELREKVSEGETSAMLPLECQYLNKNALTTLAGPLTPPVKHFQLKRKPKSATLRAELLLKSPLKGIPKQAPFRSTSAPSVFNPSGNRNPIPPSRTPLRKERGVKLLEFSELDMVGAGREAKRRRKTLDTEVVEKQAKEETVVENATPDYAAGLVSTQKLGSLNNEPALPSTSYLPATPSVVPSSSYIPSSETQPAGSAREALQTNRQTEEPAAPNATTTLPAQFKQRTPMYNSNSNPPATTPTSPLTPTTPPAISPAAQAPQVAPQTQQQPPPKKSLSLTREQMYAAQEMFKTANKVTRPEKALILGFMAGSRENPCQEQGDIIQIKLSEHTEDLPKADGTGSTTMLVDTVFEMNYATGEWTRFKKYKPITNVS from the exons ATGGTGGGCGCCATTTTGCATCTGAACGGGAGAGGAGAACAGCCTCGCTATTTTACGCCTGGGCGCCGCCATTTTAG GTGTCTACATAAAATGCCTGTGGAGAACCCTCTCTTTTTTCGCTCTGCTCCCAAGATGGCGTCGATGCGGGAGAGCGACACCGGCCTGTGGCTGCACAACAAACTGGGCTCCACGGACGAGTTGTGGGCGCCGCCGAGCATCGCCTCGCTGCTCACGGCGTCGGTGATCGACAACATCCGCCTCTGTTTTCACGGCCTCTCCTCGGCCGTCAAGCTGAAGCTGCTGTTAGGGATGCTGCACCTGCCCCGCCGGGCGGTGGATGAG ATGAAGGGGGCACTGACTGAAATTGTCCAGCTCGCTACCTTGGATTCAGACCCCTGGGTCTTAATGGTAgctgatattttaaaatcctttccaGATACTGGCTCCCTTAACCTTGATCTTGAAGAACAGAATCCCAATGTTCAAGATATTTTAGGAGAACTTAGAGAAAAAG TAAGTGAAGGTGAAACATCAGCTATGTTGCCGTTGGAATGCCAGTACTTAAACAAAAATGCCTTGACAACACTAGCGGGGCCACTTACCCCCCCAGTGAAACACTTCCAGCTGAAAAGGAAACCTAAAAGTGCCACTCTCCGAGCTGAACTCTTGCTGAAGT CACCACTCAAAGGAATACCAAAACAAGCTCCGTTCAGGAGTACTTCAGCACCGAGTGTATTTAACCCTTCTGGAAACAGAAATCCTATTCCTCCTTCAAGAACACCTCTGCGTAAAGAAAGAGGAGTAAAG cttttagAATTCTCTGAGCTGGATATGGTAGGTGCTGGCCgtgaagcaaagagaagaaggaagacaTTAG ATACGGAAGTGGTGGAAAAACAAGCCAAAGAAGAAACAGTAGTAGAAAATGCTACTCCAGATTATGCTGCTGGCCTTGTGTCTACACAg AAACTTGGCTCACTGAACAATGAGCCAGCACTACCTTCTACGAGTTATTTACCTGCTACTCCCAGTGTGGTGCCATCTTCCTCATACATCCCAAGTTCTGAAACACAGCCAG ctgGTTCTGCACGAGAGGCCTTGCAGACTAACAGACAGACTGAAGAGCCTGCAGCTCCAAATGCTACCACAACTCTTCCTGCACAGTTCAAGCAAAGAACTCCCATGTACAACAGTAACTCGAATCCACCTGCAACTACACCTACCTCACCCCTCACACCTACCACACCTCCTGCCATTTCCCCTGCAGCACAAGCACCACAAGTGGCCCCTCAAACTCAGCAACAGCCACCACCGAAGAAAAGCCTCTCTCTTACA AGGGAGCAAATGTATGCTGCACAGGAAATGTTCAAGACTGCAAACAAAGTTACAAGGCCAGAAAAGGCTCTTATACTTGGATTCATGGCAGGATCCAGAG agaaCCCTTGCCAAGAGCAAGGTGACATCATTCAGATTAAACTTAGTGAGCATACAGAAGATTTACCAAAGGCGGATGGCACTGGCAGCACCACTATGTTGGTTGATACAGTCTTTGAAATGAACTATGCTACTGGTGAATGGACCAGATTCAAGAAGTACAAACCTATTACTAATGTTTCTTAA
- the NELFA gene encoding negative elongation factor A isoform X2 — translation MVGAILHLNGRGEQPRYFTPGRRHFRCLHKMPVENPLFFRSAPKMASMRESDTGLWLHNKLGSTDELWAPPSIASLLTASVIDNIRLCFHGLSSAVKLKLLLGMLHLPRRAVDEMKGALTEIVQLATLDSDPWVLMVADILKSFPDTGSLNLDLEEQNPNVQDILGELREKAPLKGIPKQAPFRSTSAPSVFNPSGNRNPIPPSRTPLRKERGVKLLEFSELDMVGAGREAKRRRKTLDTEVVEKQAKEETVVENATPDYAAGLVSTQKLGSLNNEPALPSTSYLPATPSVVPSSSYIPSSETQPAGSAREALQTNRQTEEPAAPNATTTLPAQFKQRTPMYNSNSNPPATTPTSPLTPTTPPAISPAAQAPQVAPQTQQQPPPKKSLSLTREQMYAAQEMFKTANKVTRPEKALILGFMAGSRENPCQEQGDIIQIKLSEHTEDLPKADGTGSTTMLVDTVFEMNYATGEWTRFKKYKPITNVS, via the exons ATGGTGGGCGCCATTTTGCATCTGAACGGGAGAGGAGAACAGCCTCGCTATTTTACGCCTGGGCGCCGCCATTTTAG GTGTCTACATAAAATGCCTGTGGAGAACCCTCTCTTTTTTCGCTCTGCTCCCAAGATGGCGTCGATGCGGGAGAGCGACACCGGCCTGTGGCTGCACAACAAACTGGGCTCCACGGACGAGTTGTGGGCGCCGCCGAGCATCGCCTCGCTGCTCACGGCGTCGGTGATCGACAACATCCGCCTCTGTTTTCACGGCCTCTCCTCGGCCGTCAAGCTGAAGCTGCTGTTAGGGATGCTGCACCTGCCCCGCCGGGCGGTGGATGAG ATGAAGGGGGCACTGACTGAAATTGTCCAGCTCGCTACCTTGGATTCAGACCCCTGGGTCTTAATGGTAgctgatattttaaaatcctttccaGATACTGGCTCCCTTAACCTTGATCTTGAAGAACAGAATCCCAATGTTCAAGATATTTTAGGAGAACTTAGAGAAAAAG CACCACTCAAAGGAATACCAAAACAAGCTCCGTTCAGGAGTACTTCAGCACCGAGTGTATTTAACCCTTCTGGAAACAGAAATCCTATTCCTCCTTCAAGAACACCTCTGCGTAAAGAAAGAGGAGTAAAG cttttagAATTCTCTGAGCTGGATATGGTAGGTGCTGGCCgtgaagcaaagagaagaaggaagacaTTAG ATACGGAAGTGGTGGAAAAACAAGCCAAAGAAGAAACAGTAGTAGAAAATGCTACTCCAGATTATGCTGCTGGCCTTGTGTCTACACAg AAACTTGGCTCACTGAACAATGAGCCAGCACTACCTTCTACGAGTTATTTACCTGCTACTCCCAGTGTGGTGCCATCTTCCTCATACATCCCAAGTTCTGAAACACAGCCAG ctgGTTCTGCACGAGAGGCCTTGCAGACTAACAGACAGACTGAAGAGCCTGCAGCTCCAAATGCTACCACAACTCTTCCTGCACAGTTCAAGCAAAGAACTCCCATGTACAACAGTAACTCGAATCCACCTGCAACTACACCTACCTCACCCCTCACACCTACCACACCTCCTGCCATTTCCCCTGCAGCACAAGCACCACAAGTGGCCCCTCAAACTCAGCAACAGCCACCACCGAAGAAAAGCCTCTCTCTTACA AGGGAGCAAATGTATGCTGCACAGGAAATGTTCAAGACTGCAAACAAAGTTACAAGGCCAGAAAAGGCTCTTATACTTGGATTCATGGCAGGATCCAGAG agaaCCCTTGCCAAGAGCAAGGTGACATCATTCAGATTAAACTTAGTGAGCATACAGAAGATTTACCAAAGGCGGATGGCACTGGCAGCACCACTATGTTGGTTGATACAGTCTTTGAAATGAACTATGCTACTGGTGAATGGACCAGATTCAAGAAGTACAAACCTATTACTAATGTTTCTTAA
- the NELFA gene encoding negative elongation factor A gives MPVENPLFFRSAPKMASMRESDTGLWLHNKLGSTDELWAPPSIASLLTASVIDNIRLCFHGLSSAVKLKLLLGMLHLPRRAVDEMKGALTEIVQLATLDSDPWVLMVADILKSFPDTGSLNLDLEEQNPNVQDILGELREKVSEGETSAMLPLECQYLNKNALTTLAGPLTPPVKHFQLKRKPKSATLRAELLLKSTETAQQLKKTAGVPFHAKGRGLVKKIDTTTPLKGIPKQAPFRSTSAPSVFNPSGNRNPIPPSRTPLRKERGVKLLEFSELDMVGAGREAKRRRKTLDTEVVEKQAKEETVVENATPDYAAGLVSTQKLGSLNNEPALPSTSYLPATPSVVPSSSYIPSSETQPAGSAREALQTNRQTEEPAAPNATTTLPAQFKQRTPMYNSNSNPPATTPTSPLTPTTPPAISPAAQAPQVAPQTQQQPPPKKSLSLTREQMYAAQEMFKTANKVTRPEKALILGFMAGSRENPCQEQGDIIQIKLSEHTEDLPKADGTGSTTMLVDTVFEMNYATGEWTRFKKYKPITNVS, from the exons ATGCCTGTGGAGAACCCTCTCTTTTTTCGCTCTGCTCCCAAGATGGCGTCGATGCGGGAGAGCGACACCGGCCTGTGGCTGCACAACAAACTGGGCTCCACGGACGAGTTGTGGGCGCCGCCGAGCATCGCCTCGCTGCTCACGGCGTCGGTGATCGACAACATCCGCCTCTGTTTTCACGGCCTCTCCTCGGCCGTCAAGCTGAAGCTGCTGTTAGGGATGCTGCACCTGCCCCGCCGGGCGGTGGATGAG ATGAAGGGGGCACTGACTGAAATTGTCCAGCTCGCTACCTTGGATTCAGACCCCTGGGTCTTAATGGTAgctgatattttaaaatcctttccaGATACTGGCTCCCTTAACCTTGATCTTGAAGAACAGAATCCCAATGTTCAAGATATTTTAGGAGAACTTAGAGAAAAAG TAAGTGAAGGTGAAACATCAGCTATGTTGCCGTTGGAATGCCAGTACTTAAACAAAAATGCCTTGACAACACTAGCGGGGCCACTTACCCCCCCAGTGAAACACTTCCAGCTGAAAAGGAAACCTAAAAGTGCCACTCTCCGAGCTGAACTCTTGCTGAAGT caACAGAAACTGCTCAGCAGCTCAAGAAGACTGCAGGAGTGCCTTTTCATGCCAAGGGCAGGGGACTGGTCAAAAAGATTGATACAACAA CACCACTCAAAGGAATACCAAAACAAGCTCCGTTCAGGAGTACTTCAGCACCGAGTGTATTTAACCCTTCTGGAAACAGAAATCCTATTCCTCCTTCAAGAACACCTCTGCGTAAAGAAAGAGGAGTAAAG cttttagAATTCTCTGAGCTGGATATGGTAGGTGCTGGCCgtgaagcaaagagaagaaggaagacaTTAG ATACGGAAGTGGTGGAAAAACAAGCCAAAGAAGAAACAGTAGTAGAAAATGCTACTCCAGATTATGCTGCTGGCCTTGTGTCTACACAg AAACTTGGCTCACTGAACAATGAGCCAGCACTACCTTCTACGAGTTATTTACCTGCTACTCCCAGTGTGGTGCCATCTTCCTCATACATCCCAAGTTCTGAAACACAGCCAG ctgGTTCTGCACGAGAGGCCTTGCAGACTAACAGACAGACTGAAGAGCCTGCAGCTCCAAATGCTACCACAACTCTTCCTGCACAGTTCAAGCAAAGAACTCCCATGTACAACAGTAACTCGAATCCACCTGCAACTACACCTACCTCACCCCTCACACCTACCACACCTCCTGCCATTTCCCCTGCAGCACAAGCACCACAAGTGGCCCCTCAAACTCAGCAACAGCCACCACCGAAGAAAAGCCTCTCTCTTACA AGGGAGCAAATGTATGCTGCACAGGAAATGTTCAAGACTGCAAACAAAGTTACAAGGCCAGAAAAGGCTCTTATACTTGGATTCATGGCAGGATCCAGAG agaaCCCTTGCCAAGAGCAAGGTGACATCATTCAGATTAAACTTAGTGAGCATACAGAAGATTTACCAAAGGCGGATGGCACTGGCAGCACCACTATGTTGGTTGATACAGTCTTTGAAATGAACTATGCTACTGGTGAATGGACCAGATTCAAGAAGTACAAACCTATTACTAATGTTTCTTAA